From the Oleiharenicola lentus genome, one window contains:
- a CDS encoding glycosyl hydrolase family 28-related protein, with product MIRRLLLLAALAPALFAGPSVFTHRPDDPAAVYVTAENFAVKADGMGDDTAALQAAINRVQETTRRGIVFIPSGRYRLTSALLVWSGIRLIGYGPTRPVFVLGENTPGYQEGERKYLVHFVSERPASPDQPVRDANPGTFYSAMSNLDIEIRDGNPAAVGVRSHFAQHGFLSHMDFHIGQGRAGVEEVGNEFSHLRFFGGEFGITTHKPSPSWPFVLLDTHFEGQRRAAIETEEGGLTLIRLSVKNTPTALLVRPDRCEELWLEDSRFENLSGPALVISDETSARTWINVRNLSCVNVPEFAHFRESGRRVEGKGTRYVVKEFSHGLHLDDLGANPAIRTTWDATAVAAVPAPVPSDLIPLPPMAEWVNLRTLGAKGDGEIDDTAALRSAIAQHRVIYLPTGRYRVTDTITLRPDTVLIGLNPITTQILIHDYTPAFQSPDAPPGPPAPPTNPRWGIPPSFPGTAAPMALIEAPAGGLNLVNGLGLDTGGVNNRAVGLKWMAGEKSNVNDVRFLGGHGTYGPDGVYLRIYNDTRSGDPDSRRRWDSQHASLWVTAGGGGVFKGIWTPSPYSSAGLFVSDTATRGRVYALSSEHHVRTEVKLRNVANWSFYALQTEAERHESPRMLPLEIESSSDLLFANFFIYRVDTPIPYETGIRLADSRRLQFRGVHVYSPGKLSYDNTLVDRTTGAVVRAREIARLDVSGNASAWRAQFPLDRGTSGEVPSNDPQAELTQVATGFTNADGLVTDAAGVAWFVDQAEGRIFRWSADKGLLLATDAIPQPVALVPARNGDLLVVARHGSVYSFNPALGDAGITVLKPQPAAPRPGATAWLPLNRWRDGHDWLDANTRRESLHYVSPDGSVFIPAPEIFTKIPASGGRWFGTIDIARAYAFGPARASEPFYVSDEFGQTTWRFTPDADGTLGSPQLHAEEGEAGTAVDAAGNVYVCAGQVFVYDPSGNPLGVIEVPERPSALAFAGEDRRTLLIAARGSLYAIRTSAPGR from the coding sequence ATGATCCGTCGCCTCCTGCTCCTCGCGGCGCTGGCGCCCGCGCTCTTCGCCGGGCCCTCCGTCTTCACCCATCGCCCCGACGATCCCGCCGCGGTATACGTCACGGCGGAGAACTTTGCGGTGAAAGCTGACGGCATGGGCGACGACACCGCTGCGTTGCAGGCCGCCATCAACCGCGTGCAGGAGACGACGCGGCGCGGCATCGTGTTCATCCCTTCGGGCCGCTACCGGCTCACGTCGGCGTTGCTCGTCTGGAGCGGCATCCGCCTCATCGGCTACGGACCGACCCGCCCCGTGTTCGTGCTCGGCGAAAACACGCCCGGCTACCAGGAGGGCGAGCGGAAGTATCTCGTGCACTTCGTCAGCGAGCGGCCGGCCTCGCCCGACCAACCGGTGCGCGACGCCAACCCCGGCACGTTCTATTCGGCGATGAGCAACCTAGACATCGAGATCCGCGACGGCAATCCGGCCGCCGTGGGCGTACGTTCGCATTTCGCCCAGCACGGTTTCCTCTCCCACATGGATTTCCACATCGGGCAGGGCCGCGCCGGCGTGGAGGAGGTGGGCAACGAGTTTTCGCACCTGCGGTTCTTCGGCGGCGAGTTCGGCATCACCACGCACAAGCCGTCGCCGAGCTGGCCCTTTGTCCTGCTCGACACGCATTTCGAGGGCCAGCGCCGTGCCGCCATCGAGACCGAAGAGGGCGGGCTCACGCTCATCCGGCTCTCCGTGAAGAACACGCCGACCGCCCTTCTCGTCCGCCCTGATCGCTGCGAGGAACTCTGGCTGGAGGATTCGCGCTTCGAGAACCTCTCCGGTCCCGCGCTGGTCATCAGCGACGAGACCAGCGCGCGCACCTGGATCAATGTCCGCAACCTCTCCTGCGTGAACGTGCCGGAGTTTGCGCATTTCCGCGAGAGCGGCCGGCGCGTGGAAGGGAAGGGGACACGCTACGTGGTGAAGGAATTTTCCCACGGCCTGCACCTCGACGACCTCGGGGCGAATCCGGCCATCCGCACGACTTGGGACGCCACGGCCGTCGCCGCCGTGCCCGCGCCGGTGCCCAGCGATCTCATCCCGCTCCCGCCGATGGCGGAGTGGGTGAACCTCCGCACGCTCGGGGCGAAGGGCGACGGCGAGATCGACGACACCGCCGCGTTGCGCTCCGCCATCGCCCAGCACCGCGTGATCTATCTGCCGACTGGCCGCTATCGCGTCACCGACACGATCACGCTCCGCCCCGACACCGTGCTCATCGGGCTCAACCCGATCACCACGCAGATCCTGATCCACGATTACACCCCGGCCTTCCAAAGTCCCGACGCCCCGCCCGGTCCGCCCGCCCCGCCGACGAATCCGCGCTGGGGCATCCCGCCGTCGTTCCCCGGCACCGCTGCTCCCATGGCCTTGATCGAGGCCCCGGCTGGCGGGTTGAACCTCGTCAACGGACTGGGTCTCGACACCGGTGGCGTGAACAACCGCGCGGTCGGCCTCAAGTGGATGGCCGGAGAAAAATCCAACGTGAACGACGTGCGTTTCCTCGGCGGCCACGGCACCTACGGCCCCGATGGCGTTTATCTGCGCATCTACAACGACACTCGCAGTGGCGATCCCGATTCGCGCCGCCGCTGGGACTCACAGCATGCGAGCCTGTGGGTGACGGCGGGAGGCGGTGGCGTGTTCAAGGGCATCTGGACGCCGAGCCCGTATTCGTCAGCCGGTTTATTTGTCTCCGACACCGCCACGCGGGGGCGCGTCTATGCGCTGTCGAGCGAGCATCACGTCCGCACCGAGGTGAAGCTCCGCAACGTGGCGAACTGGTCGTTCTACGCGCTCCAGACCGAGGCCGAGCGTCACGAGAGTCCGCGCATGCTGCCGCTGGAGATCGAGTCCTCGTCCGATCTGCTCTTCGCCAATTTCTTCATCTACCGCGTGGACACGCCGATCCCGTATGAGACCGGCATCCGCCTCGCCGACTCCCGCCGGTTGCAGTTCCGCGGCGTACACGTCTACAGCCCCGGCAAGCTCAGCTACGACAACACGCTCGTGGACCGCACCACTGGAGCGGTTGTCCGTGCCCGTGAGATCGCTCGGCTCGATGTGTCGGGAAATGCCTCAGCCTGGAGGGCCCAGTTCCCGCTGGACCGCGGCACATCAGGAGAAGTGCCCTCCAACGATCCCCAAGCGGAGCTCACCCAAGTCGCCACCGGTTTCACGAACGCCGACGGTCTCGTGACCGACGCGGCCGGGGTCGCGTGGTTCGTGGATCAAGCTGAAGGGCGTATCTTCCGCTGGTCGGCGGACAAAGGCCTGCTCCTCGCAACCGATGCGATTCCGCAGCCCGTGGCGCTCGTGCCCGCACGCAACGGCGACCTCCTCGTCGTTGCCCGGCACGGCAGCGTCTACTCGTTCAATCCCGCATTGGGCGATGCGGGCATCACCGTGTTGAAACCCCAGCCCGCGGCCCCGCGTCCGGGCGCCACGGCCTGGCTGCCGCTCAATCGCTGGCGCGACGGCCACGATTGGCTCGACGCCAACACGCGCCGCGAGTCGCTGCACTACGTTTCGCCCGATGGTTCGGTGTTCATTCCCGCACCGGAGATCTTCACCAAGATTCCCGCCTCGGGCGGGCGCTGGTTTGGCACGATCGACATTGCTCGCGCCTACGCCTTCGGTCCGGCCCGCGCCAGCGAACCGTTCTACGTCTCCGACGAGTTCGGCCAGACGACGTGGCGTTTCACGCCCGACGCCGACGGCACGCTCGGTTCGCCTCAGCTGCACGCCGAGGAGGGCGAGGCCGGCACCGCCGTGGATGCGGCGGGCAACGTCTATGTCTGTGCGGGGCAGGTCTTCGTTTACGATCCCAGCGGCAATCCGCTTGGCGTGATCGAGGTGCCCGAGCGCCCCAGCGCGCTGGCCTTCGCCGGCGAGGACCGCCGCACGCTGCTGATTGCCGCGCGCGGCTCGCTTTACGCGATCCGCACCTCGGCGCCGGGACGGTAG
- a CDS encoding dicarboxylate/amino acid:cation symporter produces MAAPASDQLANRILRGLAVGVVLGVVTLLAGPKLPLPAGLQELLVHVGVKSSANLLEAMRGISTVLLDPFGRVFLRLLFFVIVPLVFASLATGVVQLGRPDKLGPLAGRTFFLFFLNMAIGVALGLIMMNTLQPGGHIDAETKARLMAEFGGAAQKHVATQAGQSGLSLTVIVEMFMPANLLAAVVGSSTARIGDVLPLILFAILVGVIGMSFPDAKRRRLLDALELVTELMTGIVHLALRLAPYAVPCLIYSVLVKSGLDIIWALIWFLLGCAAVMAIHLFGTMSLWLKLWTQWSPRAYFAAIKDVIVTAFSTSSSNATLPTALQNATEKLKLSPSTAGFVLPLGTTMNMSGTALYEGCVVLFVAQVFGIDLTLGQQVTLLLLSVLSAVAVAGIPGGSLPLIAGLLITFGIPPEGIGIILGTDRILDMCRTATNVGCDVTTAVVVDEMTKRAEARKAGK; encoded by the coding sequence ATGGCCGCCCCCGCCTCCGACCAGCTCGCCAACCGCATCCTGCGCGGACTGGCGGTCGGCGTGGTCCTCGGGGTCGTCACCCTGCTCGCCGGACCGAAGCTCCCGCTGCCGGCGGGTTTGCAGGAGTTGCTGGTGCATGTCGGCGTCAAGTCCTCGGCCAACCTGCTTGAGGCCATGCGCGGGATCTCGACCGTGCTGCTCGATCCTTTTGGCCGCGTATTCCTGCGGCTGCTGTTCTTCGTGATCGTGCCGCTGGTGTTCGCCTCGCTGGCCACCGGCGTCGTCCAGCTCGGCCGGCCCGACAAGCTCGGCCCGCTCGCCGGGCGCACGTTCTTCCTGTTCTTCCTCAACATGGCCATCGGCGTGGCGCTCGGACTGATCATGATGAACACGCTGCAGCCGGGCGGACACATCGACGCCGAGACCAAGGCCCGGCTGATGGCCGAGTTCGGCGGCGCCGCCCAGAAACACGTGGCCACGCAGGCCGGCCAGAGCGGGCTCTCGCTGACGGTGATTGTCGAGATGTTCATGCCCGCCAACCTCCTCGCCGCCGTCGTCGGCTCGAGCACGGCCCGCATCGGCGACGTGCTGCCGCTGATCCTCTTTGCGATTCTCGTCGGCGTGATCGGCATGTCCTTTCCCGACGCCAAGCGCCGCCGCCTGCTCGACGCTCTGGAGCTGGTGACCGAGCTGATGACCGGCATCGTGCACCTGGCCCTGCGGCTCGCGCCCTACGCCGTGCCCTGCCTCATCTACAGCGTGCTGGTGAAGTCCGGCCTCGACATCATCTGGGCGCTGATCTGGTTCCTGCTCGGCTGCGCGGCCGTGATGGCGATCCACCTCTTCGGCACGATGTCGCTCTGGCTCAAGCTCTGGACCCAGTGGAGCCCGCGCGCCTACTTCGCCGCGATCAAGGATGTGATCGTGACGGCCTTCTCGACCAGCTCCAGCAACGCCACGCTCCCCACGGCGCTGCAGAACGCCACGGAGAAGCTGAAGCTCTCGCCCAGCACGGCGGGCTTTGTGCTGCCGCTCGGCACCACGATGAACATGAGCGGCACGGCCCTCTACGAGGGCTGCGTGGTGCTCTTTGTCGCGCAGGTGTTCGGCATCGACCTCACGCTCGGCCAGCAGGTCACGCTGCTGTTGCTCTCCGTGCTCAGCGCGGTGGCCGTCGCGGGCATTCCCGGCGGCTCGCTGCCGCTGATCGCGGGGCTGCTCATCACCTTTGGCATCCCGCCCGAGGGCATCGGCATCATCCTGGGCACGGATCGCATCCTCGACATGTGCCGCACCGCCACGAACGTCGGCTGCGACGTCACGACCGCCGTGGTCGTGGACGAGATGACCAAGCGCGCCGAGGCGCGGAAGGCCGGTAAGTAG
- a CDS encoding hemolysin family protein — protein MQTIFGITLELLIIFGLVLANGFFVAAEFALVKVRASQLRPLAKKGKAGWRLNMALKATQHLDAALSATQLGITLSSLGLGWVGEPFLAHRLEPLLANFGITDPKAVSSIAFAVAFGIITFLHIVFGELAPKSLAIQRPKGVSLWTAGPLMFFYYLFLPFIYVLNGTANRFLRWAGLGPATEGEHAFSAEELEYVFSHARHTHPGDAAINKLMVQSLRARQTQAQQIMRPRDQVTALWLDKPLAENLRTAQISGHSRFPVCDGSLDNVKGLLLIREWLWQISLLGPDATFEPLIRPVIKFELTTPLHTMIEKFRLSRSHLAVVLDAEQKLAGIITFEDVLEEIVGDIRDEFDIESGPIYERTEHAIVVAGSLTMRELQAETGWPLEWSPRDTVATWAQKLSGGTLPKRGDQFASGEYRLAMLECSAERVRRVRVTRVSAEGSTPPM, from the coding sequence ATGCAGACCATTTTCGGCATCACCCTCGAACTCCTGATCATCTTCGGGCTGGTGTTGGCCAACGGTTTTTTCGTGGCCGCCGAGTTCGCGCTGGTGAAGGTCCGGGCCAGCCAGTTGCGGCCGCTGGCCAAGAAGGGCAAGGCCGGCTGGCGGCTCAACATGGCGCTGAAGGCCACCCAGCACCTCGATGCCGCCCTGTCGGCCACCCAGCTGGGCATCACGCTGTCGAGCCTTGGCCTCGGCTGGGTAGGCGAGCCGTTCCTCGCGCACCGGTTGGAGCCGTTGCTGGCCAATTTCGGCATCACCGACCCCAAGGCCGTGTCGTCCATCGCGTTCGCCGTGGCCTTCGGCATCATCACCTTCCTGCACATCGTGTTTGGCGAACTGGCGCCCAAGTCCCTCGCCATCCAGCGCCCCAAGGGCGTGTCGCTGTGGACCGCGGGTCCGCTGATGTTCTTCTATTACCTGTTCCTGCCGTTCATTTATGTCCTGAACGGCACGGCCAACCGCTTCCTCCGCTGGGCCGGCCTCGGGCCCGCGACGGAGGGCGAGCACGCCTTCAGCGCCGAGGAGCTCGAATACGTCTTCAGCCACGCCCGGCACACGCACCCCGGCGACGCCGCCATCAACAAGCTCATGGTCCAGTCCCTGCGCGCCCGGCAGACCCAGGCGCAGCAGATCATGCGCCCGCGCGACCAGGTCACCGCGCTCTGGCTCGACAAGCCCCTCGCCGAGAACCTCCGCACCGCGCAGATCAGCGGCCACAGCCGTTTCCCCGTGTGCGACGGCTCGCTCGACAACGTCAAGGGCCTGCTGCTGATCCGCGAGTGGCTCTGGCAGATCAGCCTGCTCGGGCCCGATGCCACCTTCGAGCCGCTGATTCGGCCGGTGATCAAGTTCGAGCTCACGACCCCGCTGCACACGATGATCGAGAAGTTCCGCCTCTCGCGCAGCCATCTCGCCGTGGTGCTCGACGCGGAGCAGAAACTCGCCGGCATCATCACCTTTGAGGACGTGCTGGAGGAGATCGTGGGCGACATCCGCGACGAATTCGACATCGAGAGCGGCCCGATCTACGAGCGCACCGAACACGCCATCGTCGTGGCCGGATCGCTCACGATGCGCGAGCTGCAGGCTGAGACCGGCTGGCCGCTGGAATGGTCGCCGCGCGACACCGTTGCCACCTGGGCCCAGAAACTCTCCGGCGGGACCCTGCCGAAGCGCGGCGACCAGTTTGCCTCCGGCGAATACCGCCTCGCCATGCTCGAGTGCAGCGCCGAACGCGTCCGCCGCGTCCGCGTGACCCGCGTGAGCGCCGAAGGCTCGACCCCGCCGATGTGA
- a CDS encoding Dabb family protein yields the protein MNPDRRTFLATAATLGAAAAASAATGGSAHTPPKLVHHVFFWLKNPDSKEDLAKLLAGIRGLAAIETVRGIHVGVPASTEKRPVVDNSFSASEILYFDDVAGQDAYQVHPLHQKFVSECSHLWSKVIVYDAMAV from the coding sequence ATGAACCCCGACCGCCGCACCTTCCTCGCCACCGCCGCCACCCTCGGAGCCGCCGCTGCGGCCAGCGCTGCCACCGGTGGTTCAGCCCACACGCCGCCCAAGCTCGTCCATCACGTGTTCTTTTGGCTGAAGAATCCGGACTCCAAGGAAGACCTCGCCAAGCTCCTCGCCGGCATCCGCGGCCTCGCCGCCATCGAGACCGTGCGCGGTATCCACGTCGGCGTTCCGGCCAGCACGGAGAAGCGTCCCGTCGTGGACAACAGCTTCAGTGCGTCGGAGATCTTGTATTTCGACGACGTCGCCGGCCAGGACGCCTACCAAGTCCACCCGCTGCACCAGAAGTTCGTATCCGAATGCTCCCACCTCTGGAGCAAGGTCATCGTTTACGATGCGATGGCGGTGTGA
- a CDS encoding HDOD domain-containing protein, whose protein sequence is MSLGRDTIISLGSKLPPALGIFGRLRTLLDDADCDLDDIVELLHVDPALTFQIIKLSNSALYGLKSRCHSLDEAVARVGFGEIHQLVGLIVSRQVFQGDLTHYGIPAGRLWENAVAVGALGSSFASRAGGNSAGVYSAGLLRNLGKIIFNNHAAAARYPGEEAQPDVFAWEKSLHGLSSPEATAMLLDHWRFPLDISGAVCTHTHPADAGEFTAGASTLHLACSFAAEWGCALPGEGAGLWKRDDALLALVGLDSELLEGAVADARQQFGRFAMIEWSQAA, encoded by the coding sequence ATGAGCTTGGGACGCGACACCATCATTTCACTCGGCAGCAAGCTGCCGCCGGCCCTCGGTATTTTCGGGCGTCTCCGTACGCTGCTGGACGACGCTGACTGCGATCTCGACGATATCGTCGAGCTGCTGCACGTGGACCCGGCCCTGACCTTCCAGATCATCAAGCTCAGCAACAGCGCCCTCTATGGCTTGAAGAGCCGGTGTCACTCGCTCGACGAGGCGGTGGCGCGCGTGGGTTTTGGCGAAATTCACCAACTGGTCGGCCTGATCGTGTCGCGCCAGGTGTTTCAGGGTGACCTGACCCACTACGGCATCCCGGCGGGGCGTCTCTGGGAAAACGCGGTGGCGGTCGGTGCCCTGGGGTCGTCTTTCGCATCCCGCGCCGGCGGCAACAGCGCGGGCGTTTATTCGGCCGGCCTGCTGCGCAATCTGGGCAAGATCATCTTCAACAACCACGCCGCTGCCGCCCGCTACCCCGGCGAAGAAGCCCAGCCCGATGTGTTCGCGTGGGAAAAATCTTTGCACGGCCTGAGTTCACCCGAGGCCACGGCCATGCTGCTCGACCACTGGCGCTTCCCCTTGGATATTTCCGGGGCGGTCTGCACGCACACGCATCCGGCCGATGCCGGCGAGTTCACGGCCGGGGCGTCCACCCTGCATCTGGCATGCAGCTTCGCGGCCGAGTGGGGCTGCGCCCTGCCGGGCGAAGGCGCCGGGTTGTGGAAGCGCGACGATGCGCTGCTGGCCCTCGTCGGGCTTGATTCGGAGTTGCTCGAGGGCGCCGTTGCCGACGCCCGGCAGCAGTTTGGCCGGTTTGCGATGATCGAGTGGTCTCAGGCGGCCTGA
- a CDS encoding DUF485 domain-containing protein, with amino-acid sequence MATPNPHDDRVHSEEFLHTLMRRQLKLSIACAAAFLVVLLGLPLANYFAPDLMATRVFGFTLTWLILGVLFFPAVWAISWIFIRRSIWLEEDEVRQVKSETEAR; translated from the coding sequence ATGGCCACCCCGAACCCCCACGACGACCGGGTGCACAGCGAGGAATTCCTGCATACGCTGATGCGCCGCCAACTGAAGCTCTCCATCGCCTGCGCCGCCGCCTTTCTGGTGGTGCTGCTCGGCCTGCCGTTGGCCAACTACTTTGCGCCGGACCTGATGGCGACGCGGGTTTTCGGCTTCACGCTTACTTGGCTGATCCTCGGCGTGCTGTTTTTCCCGGCCGTCTGGGCCATCTCTTGGATCTTCATCCGCCGGTCCATCTGGCTGGAGGAGGATGAAGTGCGGCAAGTGAAATCCGAAACGGAGGCGCGCTGA
- a CDS encoding solute symporter family protein: MTSLLPLAFMEGVDPWIFGFSFITVVVTVWMGFRSAKTSKTASDFFVAGRSVSVGWNASAISGEYLSAASFMGVAGMVMSSGYDALWYPVCYACGYLFLLLFIAGPLRRFGAYTIPDFAEGRFDSPLFRKIAVCFVLFIGFFYTMPQMKGAGTTLAYIFPGMPYWGGVVLVGAVITLNVALGGMKGITLVQAFQYWIKMFAICVPIFVVMSVYGFYNAHLGVNDGRPVAAGEPAALVQTVERKPLSEKAPADTPWISPFGPLTTKAAKAAGLSEEQAKPYSLLYTYSLIIALVCGTAGLPHILVRFYTNPDGVAAKKTTMWVMILIGVFYVFPPVFGVIGRNLMPELYAATGAKGTDKVVLELPRVVGGVWGSILSGITCAGAFAAFMSTFSGLLVSMTGALAHDVYGRILRPNSTPQERMFMFKVSAVIIGAVAIGLGSQVEQLQINFMVGQAFAIAAASYFPLLFMSVWWRGMTMTGAATGMLGGGLAALACTTIINLSDLKLVNLADFWKANPLLRILCEQPAIWTVPLAITLMIVVSKLTAAKVPGDIRMKMLVLHAPEKLGLKQEYIQEHQAGMGH, encoded by the coding sequence ATGACTTCCCTGCTGCCTCTCGCCTTCATGGAGGGCGTCGATCCCTGGATCTTTGGTTTCTCCTTCATCACCGTGGTCGTGACCGTCTGGATGGGCTTCCGCTCCGCCAAGACCTCGAAGACCGCCAGCGACTTCTTTGTGGCCGGCCGCTCGGTGTCGGTCGGGTGGAACGCCTCCGCCATCTCCGGCGAATACCTTTCGGCCGCCTCGTTCATGGGCGTGGCCGGCATGGTGATGTCGAGCGGTTACGACGCGCTCTGGTATCCCGTGTGTTATGCCTGCGGTTACCTCTTCCTGCTGCTGTTCATCGCAGGCCCGTTGCGCCGGTTCGGCGCCTACACGATTCCTGACTTCGCCGAGGGCCGCTTTGACTCGCCGCTGTTCCGCAAGATCGCCGTCTGCTTCGTGCTGTTCATCGGTTTCTTCTACACGATGCCGCAGATGAAGGGCGCGGGCACGACGCTCGCCTACATCTTTCCGGGCATGCCCTACTGGGGCGGTGTGGTGCTGGTCGGCGCGGTGATCACGCTCAACGTCGCCCTCGGCGGCATGAAAGGCATCACGCTCGTGCAGGCCTTCCAGTATTGGATCAAGATGTTCGCGATCTGTGTGCCGATCTTCGTGGTGATGTCGGTTTACGGCTTCTACAACGCCCACCTCGGCGTCAACGACGGTCGCCCGGTCGCAGCCGGCGAACCCGCCGCCCTGGTGCAGACGGTCGAGCGCAAGCCGCTCAGCGAAAAGGCCCCGGCCGACACGCCGTGGATCTCGCCCTTCGGACCGCTGACGACGAAGGCCGCCAAGGCGGCCGGTCTCTCCGAGGAACAGGCCAAACCCTATTCGCTGCTCTACACCTACTCGCTGATCATCGCGCTGGTCTGCGGCACGGCCGGCCTGCCGCACATCCTCGTGCGGTTCTACACCAACCCCGACGGCGTCGCGGCCAAGAAGACGACGATGTGGGTGATGATTCTGATCGGCGTCTTCTACGTGTTTCCGCCGGTGTTCGGTGTCATTGGACGAAACTTGATGCCCGAACTCTATGCCGCGACCGGGGCCAAGGGCACCGACAAGGTCGTGCTCGAGCTGCCGCGCGTGGTCGGCGGCGTGTGGGGCAGCATCCTGAGCGGCATCACCTGCGCGGGTGCGTTTGCGGCGTTCATGAGCACGTTCTCCGGCCTGCTGGTCTCGATGACGGGCGCGTTGGCGCACGACGTTTATGGGCGCATCCTCCGGCCGAATTCCACGCCGCAGGAACGCATGTTCATGTTCAAGGTCTCGGCCGTGATCATCGGTGCGGTGGCCATCGGGCTCGGCTCACAGGTCGAGCAGCTCCAGATCAACTTCATGGTCGGCCAGGCCTTCGCCATCGCGGCGGCGAGTTACTTCCCATTGCTCTTCATGAGCGTGTGGTGGCGCGGCATGACGATGACCGGCGCGGCCACGGGCATGCTGGGCGGCGGCCTCGCGGCGCTGGCCTGCACGACCATCATCAACCTGAGCGACCTCAAGCTGGTCAATCTGGCGGACTTCTGGAAAGCCAACCCGCTGCTGCGCATCCTCTGCGAGCAACCGGCCATCTGGACCGTGCCGTTGGCCATCACGCTCATGATCGTGGTTTCCAAGCTCACGGCCGCCAAGGTGCCGGGCGACATCCGCATGAAGATGCTGGTGTTGCACGCGCCCGAGAAGCTCGGCCTGAAACAGGAATACATCCAGGAGCATCAGGCCGGCATGGGTCATTGA
- a CDS encoding Nramp family divalent metal transporter, with protein sequence MASQESVRLPPPRSLGGVLRQIGPGLIISAVIVGSGELIVTPKLGAEEGFKLLWFIILGCLLKVFVQIELGRHAVLRGQTTLVGLNTLPGPRAVVSWVLWLWLAMYLSLVFQVAGMVGGVARVFSLGGLTLPVNALAVIIGGCTAGLLVIGRYQLVEKLSTVFVALFTVATLVAVAMLQRTDYAVTGAQLVEGFAFGLPDKLVTAFAAFGIIGVGASELIYYPYWCLEKGYAKHIGPDDGTPAWRENARGWLKIMRVDAWVSFTLYTTSTLAFYLLGAAILHAKQVKVDNSRMIETLSLMYREVFGEWSFWMFLVGAFAVLYSTIFGATASNARLAVDALDLFKVKHYRDPAERARWLKYACVALPVAFTTVFILVGAPVSLVFVGAVGQGLMLPFLAGAAIYYHYTNPHRDLRAGGLSVTCLIVASLLMTALGAYQVISALRG encoded by the coding sequence ATGGCATCTCAAGAATCAGTCCGCCTGCCGCCGCCGCGCTCTCTCGGCGGCGTGTTGCGGCAGATCGGACCAGGCCTGATCATCAGCGCGGTGATCGTTGGGTCGGGCGAACTGATCGTCACGCCCAAGCTCGGAGCGGAAGAGGGGTTCAAGCTCCTGTGGTTCATCATTCTCGGCTGCCTGTTGAAGGTTTTCGTGCAGATCGAACTGGGTCGTCATGCCGTGCTGCGCGGACAGACGACGCTGGTCGGTCTGAACACGCTGCCCGGACCGCGGGCGGTGGTGTCGTGGGTGCTCTGGCTGTGGCTGGCGATGTATCTGTCGCTGGTGTTTCAGGTCGCCGGCATGGTGGGCGGGGTGGCGCGGGTGTTTTCCCTCGGCGGGCTGACGCTGCCGGTCAACGCGCTGGCGGTGATCATCGGCGGCTGCACGGCCGGGTTGCTCGTGATCGGTCGTTACCAGCTGGTCGAAAAGCTATCCACGGTGTTCGTGGCCCTGTTCACGGTGGCGACGCTCGTGGCGGTGGCCATGCTGCAGCGGACGGATTATGCGGTGACCGGTGCGCAGCTGGTGGAGGGCTTTGCCTTTGGGTTGCCGGACAAATTGGTGACGGCGTTCGCGGCCTTTGGCATCATCGGCGTGGGAGCGTCGGAGCTGATCTATTATCCGTATTGGTGCCTCGAGAAAGGCTATGCGAAGCACATCGGGCCCGATGACGGCACGCCGGCTTGGCGGGAAAACGCGCGCGGCTGGCTGAAGATCATGCGGGTGGACGCTTGGGTGTCGTTCACGCTCTACACGACCTCGACGCTCGCCTTCTACCTCCTCGGAGCGGCGATCCTGCACGCGAAACAGGTGAAGGTGGATAATTCCAGGATGATCGAGACGCTTTCGCTGATGTATCGCGAAGTGTTTGGCGAGTGGAGCTTCTGGATGTTTCTCGTCGGCGCGTTCGCCGTGCTCTATTCGACGATCTTCGGTGCGACCGCCTCGAATGCGCGTCTCGCGGTGGATGCGCTCGATCTCTTCAAGGTGAAGCACTACCGCGATCCCGCCGAGCGGGCCCGCTGGTTGAAATATGCCTGCGTGGCGCTGCCGGTGGCGTTCACGACGGTCTTCATTCTCGTCGGCGCGCCCGTGAGCCTGGTGTTTGTTGGAGCGGTCGGGCAGGGGCTGATGCTGCCGTTCTTGGCGGGCGCGGCGATCTACTACCACTACACGAACCCGCACCGCGATCTGCGGGCGGGCGGGTTGTCGGTGACCTGCCTGATCGTCGCGTCACTGCTGATGACGGCGCTGGGCGCTTATCAGGTCATCAGCGCGTTGCGCGGATAA